A region from the Phycisphaerae bacterium genome encodes:
- a CDS encoding tetratricopeptide repeat protein: MTAMSGRSIGHALVLLSLIGCFGVLHGCAAFNKNAAKAEERWDRVRGRIQLQLAEKQFDGGRFADAERTATESLALDPSHVATYVLLARAQLELGRLVSAERTVSIAENAGLASPALSYTRGVILEQRGDIKEALPHYESAAQMEPHNEEYLIAWAECLVAVGQEREALDALDSAIDKLDDRTAVGSLAAQIALLLGDRDGALDRYRRAGISVKDDALLAENFGLLLARAGRCAEAIPYLTQALDAGPKESLQSSARRGLAACYLELKDPARAKEVLEDQVRGEPSDTAAQLLLAKAALATNDMVTALEAVTTAERYDGHRPEVRFVRAVVRWKRGENDSAARLLKDLAVERPEDVDVRCLLGEVLIKLGDTDAARRQFEQALELDPRCVWAADALHSLG, encoded by the coding sequence ATGACGGCGATGTCGGGCCGTAGCATCGGCCATGCACTCGTGCTTCTTTCGCTGATTGGATGCTTCGGCGTACTCCACGGCTGCGCGGCCTTCAACAAGAATGCCGCAAAGGCCGAGGAGCGCTGGGACCGCGTCCGCGGGCGCATCCAGTTGCAGCTTGCCGAAAAGCAGTTTGACGGCGGCCGCTTCGCCGATGCGGAGCGCACCGCGACGGAGTCGCTCGCCCTCGATCCGTCCCACGTGGCCACGTACGTCCTGCTCGCCAGGGCACAACTGGAGCTCGGCCGGCTCGTCTCGGCGGAGCGGACCGTCTCCATCGCGGAGAACGCCGGGCTCGCGTCGCCGGCGCTCAGCTACACGCGCGGCGTCATCCTGGAACAACGTGGTGACATCAAGGAGGCACTACCGCACTATGAGTCCGCGGCACAGATGGAGCCGCATAACGAGGAGTACCTCATTGCCTGGGCGGAATGCCTCGTGGCCGTCGGGCAGGAGCGCGAGGCTCTGGACGCTCTCGACAGCGCGATCGACAAGCTGGACGATCGCACGGCCGTGGGATCGCTCGCCGCGCAGATCGCCCTGTTGCTCGGTGATCGTGACGGGGCCCTGGATCGATACCGCCGGGCGGGGATCTCCGTGAAGGACGACGCCCTGCTGGCCGAGAACTTCGGGTTGCTGCTCGCTCGCGCCGGGCGCTGTGCGGAGGCCATTCCCTATCTGACGCAAGCGCTCGATGCCGGGCCGAAAGAGTCTCTCCAATCGTCGGCGCGGCGCGGGCTGGCTGCCTGCTACCTGGAGCTGAAGGATCCGGCACGGGCCAAGGAGGTTCTCGAGGATCAGGTTCGCGGGGAGCCCTCCGACACCGCCGCGCAGCTCCTTCTGGCCAAGGCGGCCCTGGCCACAAATGACATGGTGACGGCACTCGAAGCCGTGACCACCGCCGAGCGCTACGACGGCCATCGCCCCGAGGTCCGCTTCGTCCGTGCCGTGGTGCGCTGGAAGCGCGGCGAGAACGACTCGGCCGCACGCCTGCTGAAGGACCTCGCCGTGGAAAGGCCCGAGGACGTGGACGTCCGCTGCCTGCTCGGCGAAGTGCTCATCAAGCTCGGCGACACCGATGCCGCGCGACGGCAGTTCGAGCAGGCACTGGAACTTGATCCCCGGTGCGTCTGGGCGGCCGACGCCCTGCATTCGCTCGGATAG
- a CDS encoding glycosyltransferase family 39 protein gives MDPSDASSALPPTAAQPAPQEPDVPLCEPRAPRVRGWEYVVLVVVAAVLVAFRLHAWLLPLEADECNYAYIGARLLEGKQLYVDVWDHQPWGVFALVAGTIALFGDHPEVFRSLSLIFSLATMVLVFGVTRRVASSWAAVIAALVFAIVSSDPGTAGEGCNREIYMNALILAAWYLALRWGSKNAGGAALLLAAGVSLGLASTIKTVVAAQWLALAFWVGGVAAFRGRGTREQRDGANVTNVVSSILLFGLGPLAIWILTGAYFGLTGRWEEFIDAVFLFNLSYSDDSGGLLSRFATFFHPPHPFTFQSALPVWAALVAAVIWIGIAVASGRRRGYGALLLLAVSSFVAVCMPGKFWPHYYYLMIPVGAIAAGLISDRGVVALQSALRKLAGPWHRIAMALYVVIPAWALTTQYNHYLSQSLYGITFKRYNSRDFWSRAQGENAARATLPDDKIFVFSNDACIYYYSDRRCASRYTMATGLDINREGAPGRWRILLDELRADPPRLILLLFDFAPGPGWPEFLKEHYGEPVGYDLGDCTGEVIMLVLPPRGLPTEPIADIDWNWDRRSIGGWCVKLPPIPRQ, from the coding sequence AACCGGATGTACCGCTTTGCGAGCCGCGTGCTCCGCGAGTCCGGGGGTGGGAGTACGTCGTCCTCGTCGTCGTTGCAGCGGTGCTGGTTGCGTTCCGCCTGCACGCCTGGCTGCTCCCCCTCGAAGCTGACGAATGCAATTACGCTTACATCGGCGCCCGCCTGCTGGAGGGCAAACAGTTATACGTCGATGTCTGGGACCACCAGCCGTGGGGCGTGTTCGCCCTGGTGGCGGGCACCATCGCTTTGTTCGGCGATCATCCCGAGGTCTTTCGATCGCTATCCCTGATTTTTTCCCTGGCGACAATGGTTCTGGTTTTCGGCGTGACGCGCCGCGTAGCTTCGTCGTGGGCGGCGGTGATTGCGGCGCTGGTGTTCGCCATCGTCTCTTCTGACCCGGGGACGGCCGGCGAGGGCTGCAACCGCGAAATCTACATGAACGCCCTGATTCTCGCGGCATGGTATCTGGCGCTGCGGTGGGGCTCGAAGAACGCGGGTGGTGCCGCGCTGTTGCTTGCCGCAGGGGTGTCGCTCGGATTGGCGTCCACGATCAAGACCGTCGTCGCGGCGCAATGGCTGGCATTGGCGTTCTGGGTCGGCGGTGTGGCCGCGTTTCGCGGGCGCGGAACCCGAGAACAACGCGACGGCGCGAACGTCACGAACGTCGTCTCATCCATCCTGCTCTTCGGTCTAGGTCCCCTGGCCATCTGGATCCTCACCGGAGCGTACTTTGGTCTTACCGGCCGGTGGGAGGAATTCATCGACGCCGTTTTCCTATTCAACCTCAGTTACAGCGACGACAGCGGCGGACTCCTCTCGCGATTCGCGACGTTCTTCCACCCCCCTCATCCATTCACTTTTCAAAGCGCTTTACCCGTGTGGGCCGCGCTGGTGGCGGCAGTCATCTGGATCGGGATCGCGGTCGCCTCCGGCCGGAGGCGCGGTTACGGCGCGTTGTTGTTGCTGGCAGTTTCGTCTTTTGTGGCGGTGTGCATGCCCGGCAAGTTCTGGCCCCATTACTATTATCTGATGATTCCGGTGGGGGCGATCGCGGCCGGTCTGATCTCCGATCGTGGGGTCGTTGCGCTTCAGAGCGCCCTGCGCAAGCTCGCGGGACCCTGGCATCGGATCGCGATGGCGCTCTACGTGGTGATTCCCGCCTGGGCGCTGACCACCCAATACAACCATTATCTAAGCCAGTCGCTCTACGGCATCACCTTCAAGCGGTACAACTCGCGGGATTTCTGGAGCCGGGCCCAGGGGGAAAACGCGGCCCGGGCAACACTGCCCGATGACAAGATCTTCGTTTTCAGCAACGACGCGTGCATCTACTACTATTCCGACCGCCGCTGTGCCTCGCGCTACACGATGGCCACAGGACTGGACATCAACCGCGAGGGTGCCCCCGGCCGCTGGCGAATCCTCCTCGATGAACTCCGGGCCGATCCACCTCGCCTGATCCTCCTGCTGTTCGATTTCGCCCCGGGACCGGGCTGGCCCGAGTTCCTGAAAGAGCATTACGGCGAGCCCGTTGGCTACGATCTGGGCGACTGCACTGGCGAAGTGATCATGCTCGTATTGCCCCCCAGGGGGCTGCCCACGGAGCCTATCGCCGACATCGACTGGAACTGGGACCGCCGCAGCATCGGCGGCTGGTGCGTCAAGCTTCCTCCAATTCCGCGGCAGTGA